A single Salmo salar chromosome ssa19, Ssal_v3.1, whole genome shotgun sequence DNA region contains:
- the si:ch73-173p19.2 gene encoding V-type proton ATPase 116 kDa subunit a1, with translation MDSFFRSEEMCLVQLFFQTESAHNCINELGHLGLVQFKDLNPGTVAFQRRFVKEVKKCEEMERILRFLENEVVKSNIPIPAGFTSETIPLPRDVLDLESSFDKLEQELKEINSNRDTLRQNFTQLMEINHLLQMTDDFFEEAESQLSISELPSEDSVYSSRVTSRRTSYTSTNGPLKLGFVAGVIKHERFPAFEKILWRLFHGNFVLRHAEIKPHEEENMAEDPVKKDVFVVFVQGDQIRGKIRKLCDGFHASMYPCPNNAYARKEMRTNANTRIEDLRLVLKRTEEFRATALTAAAANLQEWTTKVKKMKAIYYTLNLCNIDITQKLIVAEIWCPVSDLNSVHTALIHGSEQSGSSLSPVVNRIQTQQTPPTFNRVNSFTSGFQSIIDAYGVGNYQEINPAPYTMVTFPFLFAVMFGDCGHGLVMTLLALWLILHQEHFRKLKNELIDMLVDGRYIIFLMGLFSIYTGLIYNDCFSKSFNVFGSSWSVRPMFHPHGPWTNDTLHDSGHLHLDPLVSGVYSGNPYPFGVDPIWNIASNKLSFLNSYKMKMSVIMGVAHMLFGVTLSLVNYIFFRNLKDVALQFIPEVIFMLSLFGYLIFLILYKWCVVMKSESAPSILLLFINMILFDYSSEGTVLYRTQKTVQIFLVVVAVLMVPWLLFAKPLLLYRKHKQSKLKPSTNKLPMQVFGISNQEASDNRKEKVSMADIFVYQGIHTIEYCLGCISNTASYLRLWALSLAHAELSEVLWKMVLQVALRVTSGMGSVLLAVTFAAFAVLTVTILLVMEGLSAFLHALRLHWVEFQNKFYKGSGYKFTPLSFDRMRDMQ, from the exons ATGGATTCCTTTTTTCGGAGTGAAGAGATGTGTCTTGTCCAGCTGTTTTTCCAAACGGAGTCAGCTCACAACTGCATCAATGAGCTTGGGCATCTAGGACTTGTGCAATTTAAAGAT CTAAATCCTGGAACAGTCGCCTTTCAGCGCAGATTTGTGAAGGAGGTGAAGAAatgtgaggagatggagagaattCTTC GGTTCTTGGAAAATGAGGTTGTCAAATCAAACATCCCCATCCCAGCAGGCTTTACCAGTGAGACAATACCTCTTCCACGAGATGTTCTGGATTTAGAG TCTAGCTTTGATAAACTGGAGCAGGAGCTGAAGGAGATCAACTCAAACCGAGACACACTCAGGCAGAACTTCACTCAACTAATGGAGATCAACCACCTCCTGCAGATGACTGATGACTTTTTTGAGGAG GCTGAGTCCCAGCTTTCCATCTCTGAGCTTCCTTCTGAAGACTCGGTGTACTCTTCCAGGGTGACAAGTCGACGCACCAGTTACACCAGCACCAACGGACCCCTGAAACTTGG GTTTGTTGCAGGAGTCATCAAGCACGAACGTTTCCCTGCCTTCGAAAAGATCCTGTGGCGACTGTTTCATGGAAACTTTGTTCTCCGCCATGCTGAAATCAAGCCCCATGAGGAGGAGAACATGGCT GAGGATCCAGTGAAGAAGGATGTGTTTGTAGTATTTGTCCAAGGAGACCAGATCAGAGGAAAGATCAGAAAGCTATGTGATGG GTTTCATGCCAGCATGTATCCATGTCCCAACAACGCGTACGCAAGAAAGGAAATGAGAACAAACGCCAACACACGCATTGAAGACCTTCGATTG GTCCTGAAGAGGACAGAGGAGTTCCGTGCGACTgccctgactgcagcagcagccAACCTCCAGGAGTGGACCACTAAAGTAAAGAAGATGAAGGCCATTTATTACACATTGAACCTGTGTAACATAGACATCACACAGAAGCTGATTGTTGCTGAGATTTGGTGTCCTGTGTCTGACTTAAACTCTGTGCACACTGCACTGATACATGGATCA GAGCAGAGCGGCTCCAGTCTTAGCCCCGTCGTGAATAGAATCCAAACCCAGCAGACACCCCCAACATTCAACAGGGTTAACTCCTTTACCTCAGGTTTCCAGAGCATCATTGATGCCTATGGGGTcggcaactatcaggaaataaaccCAG CTCCATACACCATGGTGACCTTCCCCTTCCTGTTTGCGGTCATGTTTGGAGACTGCGGTCATGGTCTCGTCATGACTCTGCTCGCTCTATGGCTGATCCTACACCAAGAACATTTCAGGAAGCTGAAGAACGAG CTGATTGACATGCTGGTGGATGGACGCTACATTATATTCCTGATGGGCCTCTTCTCCATATACACTGGCCTCATCTACAACGACTGCTTCTCCAAGTCCTTCAACGTCTTTGGATCCTCATGGAGTGTTCGACCCATGTTCCATCCACACGGACCGTGGAC TAATGACACGTTGCATGACTCTGGCCATCTTCATCTGGACCCCCTGGTATCTGGAGTCTACTCTGGCAATCCCTACCCATTTGGTGTTGACCCG ATTTGGAATATTGCATCAAATAAGCTGTCGTTCCTGAACTCTTACAAGATGAAGATGTCTGTTATCATGGGAGTGGCCCACATGCTCTTTGGTGTCACTCTGAGTCTGGTGAACTACAT ATTCTTCAGAAACTTAAAGGATGTTGCGTTGCAGTTCATTCCAGAGGTGATTTTCATGCTGTCTCTGTTTGGATACCTGATCTTCCTCATCCTCTACaagtggtgtgtagtgatgaagTCTGAATCTGCTCCTAGCATCCTGCTCCTCTTCATCAACATGATACTCTTTGACTACAGCTCTGAGGGTACTGTGCTTTACAGAACACAG AAAACTGTGCAAATATTTCTGGTGGTTGTTGCTGTGCTTATGGTGCCTTGGCTACTGTTTGCCAAGCCCCTGCTCTTGTATAGAAAACACAAGCAATCAAAGCTG AAGCCCTCAACAAACAAGCTTCCCATGCAGGTTTTTGGGATCTCCAACCAAGAGGCTTCAGATAACAGGAAAGAGAAG GTCAGTATGGCTGACATTTTCGTGTACCAGGGCATCCACACCATTGAGTACTGCCTTGGCTGCATCTCCAACACAGCCTCCTACCTCCGCCTGTGGGCTCTCAGTCTAGCTCATGCTG AGCTGTCAGAGGTGCTGTGGAAGATGGTTCTGCAGGTGGCTCTGAGGGTCACCTCGGGGATGGGTTCTGTTCTGCTGGCAGTGACCTTTGCTGCCTTCGCTGTCCTCACAGTCACCATTCTCCTGGTCATGGAGGGTCTCTCTGCATTCCTCCACGCCCTACGGCTGCACTG GGTTGAATTCCAAAACAAGTTCTACAAAGGATCTGGGTACAAGTTCACACCGCTTTCCTTCGACAGGATGCGAGACATGCAGTGA